The Kiritimatiellaceae bacterium genome includes the window CTCATCGATTGGGTAAACGATTTTGCCGAGTGCTTTGCGTTGCGCGCCCCACTTTTCAAATCGGGCGCGCTGTTCGTCCGGATCGGTCAGCTCGCTGTAGGCATTGGCGATTTCGATACCACCGAGATAAAGCTCCCAGCGTTCGGCGACTTTCGGATTATCCGGTTTAAGCCGCGCCAGCGCACAGCATTCGGCAGGGTAATCTTCCAGAATCACCGGTGCATCTTTCGGCAGGTTCGGTTCGATTTTTTCGACCATGTCGAAGTCAAAGCGGTCGGCATCAAAGTTTTCAACCGGATTCCAGCCGGCGAATTCTTCATAGACTTCGGCGATGGTAAAAATTTTCCAATCATCGGAAGTTCCGCCGGGTGAGGTCACCCGGCCTACAGCGGCCAGTAAGCGCTGAAGATCGCCCAGCATGACGTTGTAGTCGCCGCCCGCGCGGTACCATTCGAGCATGGTGTATTCGGGATGGTGGCGGTCGCCGCACTCGCCCTGCCGGAAACATTTGCCGATTTCAAAAATTTTCTGTGCGCCCTCCGCCAGCAGTTTTTTATGGTAGAGCTCCGGCGAGGTGCGCAACCAGAGGTCGCCGGACGGCTCGGCATCAATATGCAGTTCCATGCACGGCGTTCTCATCCGGATCGGCGTTTCGACTTCGACGAAGCCTTCGGAATGAAAAAACGCCCGGATGCTTTGCATCAGGGCGTCGCGCACTTTCAATTTTTCAATTGAGGTCATCAGGCTTTGGAGACGCGGTCGGAATATTCGCCGGTGCGGGTGTCGATACGAACGACGTCACCTTCGTTAATGAAGATCGGCACCTGGAATTCATAGCCGTTGTCGATCCTAGCCGGTTTCT containing:
- the genX gene encoding EF-P lysine aminoacylase GenX; this encodes MTSIEKLKVRDALMQSIRAFFHSEGFVEVETPIRMRTPCMELHIDAEPSGDLWLRTSPELYHKKLLAEGAQKIFEIGKCFRQGECGDRHHPEYTMLEWYRAGGDYNVMLGDLQRLLAAVGRVTSPGGTSDDWKIFTIAEVYEEFAGWNPVENFDADRFDFDMVEKIEPNLPKDAPVILEDYPAECCALARLKPDNPKVAERWELYLGGIEIANAYSELTDPDEQRARFEKWGAQRKALGKIVYPIDEEFIRCLKKMPPSGGCALGIDRLLMAVTGATTLDDILPFRDLLSPVGEELNVPLRSLER